One genomic segment of Armatimonadota bacterium includes these proteins:
- a CDS encoding Rrf2 family transcriptional regulator, with amino-acid sequence MELSAKVEYGVRAMLDLGLHGGRSTFEEIATRQSIPPGFMPQIMCDLSKAGLVVTARGHGGGVELAGDAAAITVRAIVEALQGPLAIFRCLHAPDRCPGHDNCVVQEMWSEARQEMAGVLERTTLGKLVTRARRQPQALPLAARGER; translated from the coding sequence ATGGAGCTTTCCGCCAAAGTCGAATACGGCGTACGCGCTATGCTCGACCTGGGACTGCACGGCGGGCGCAGCACGTTTGAGGAGATCGCCACCCGCCAGAGCATCCCGCCCGGCTTCATGCCCCAGATCATGTGCGATCTGAGCAAGGCGGGGCTGGTCGTGACCGCGCGCGGGCATGGCGGCGGGGTCGAGCTTGCGGGCGATGCGGCAGCCATTACCGTGCGCGCGATCGTAGAAGCGCTGCAGGGCCCGCTGGCGATCTTTCGCTGCCTCCATGCACCCGATCGCTGCCCTGGTCATGACAACTGCGTGGTGCAAGAGATGTGGTCCGAGGCGCGGCAGGAGATGGCGGGCGTGCTGGAGCGCACGACGCTGGGCAAGCTGGTGACCCGCGCCCGCCGCCAGCCGCAGGCGCTGCCGCTGGCCGCCCGCGGAGAGCGATGA